The proteins below come from a single Nocardiopsis gilva YIM 90087 genomic window:
- the casB gene encoding type I-E CRISPR-associated protein Cse2/CasB — protein MTTPTPPSAQPQRVRDEPWQRRMRDLIGELYLKEGGLTRDAPGTLARWRRALGRTTQQSPVLSMEIARVIGTGENDGREPHLDAIHHSLALLAAHQQSASQPMHHDHGSASLGAQCRELCRRVQAEQASGSGREKKDPRGPQYADESKGVVRRLEAAVSARSVKELVGHVRGLVPMLRKAELPLDYVRLAAEFDAWASPNRRGRVARRWGTDFYRPFPKPQDAAPSSSS, from the coding sequence TTGACGACACCGACACCCCCTTCGGCACAACCACAGCGGGTCCGTGACGAGCCGTGGCAGCGCAGGATGCGCGACCTCATCGGCGAGCTGTACCTCAAAGAGGGCGGCTTGACCCGCGATGCTCCCGGCACGCTGGCCCGCTGGCGGCGTGCCCTCGGGCGGACGACCCAGCAATCCCCCGTCCTGAGTATGGAGATCGCCCGCGTCATCGGTACCGGCGAGAACGACGGGCGGGAACCGCACCTGGACGCGATCCACCACTCCCTGGCTCTCCTCGCCGCCCATCAGCAGTCCGCGTCGCAGCCGATGCATCACGACCATGGCTCCGCGTCGCTGGGGGCGCAGTGCCGGGAGCTGTGCCGACGTGTCCAGGCCGAACAGGCGAGCGGTAGCGGCAGAGAGAAGAAGGATCCGCGGGGGCCGCAGTACGCCGACGAGAGCAAGGGCGTCGTCCGCCGGTTGGAAGCCGCCGTCAGCGCACGTTCGGTGAAGGAGCTCGTCGGTCACGTGCGTGGACTCGTCCCGATGCTCCGCAAGGCCGAGCTTCCGCTCGACTATGTGCGGCTGGCCGCCGAATTCGACGCTTGGGCATCCCCGAATCGGCGTGGTCGGGTCGCCCGCCGCTGGGGGACCGACTTCTATCGCCCTTTCCCGAAGCCCCAAGACGCCGCCCCCTCCTCCTCGTCCTGA
- the cas7e gene encoding type I-E CRISPR-associated protein Cas7/Cse4/CasC — translation MPFLDIHAIQSVPPANINRDENGSPKTAMYGGAQRLRVSSQAWKRAARREMESNGADIPESRRTKRLPEEIAEAIGTRAPALAEHASTIAQAALYDVFNVKSTAKKKGNKARVSTGYLLFLGVDQQARLIDKLLAAQDDLLGAAGNSKNLEKVLKDLKLRDTVATGHAPAVALFGRMIADDPSMNVDAACQVAHAISTHAVEAEFDYYTAVDDIDNEADETGAGMIGTVEFNAATMYRYATVDLRSLVDNLGRDTDYAAEIAIAFARAFLLSMPTGKRNTFANNTRPDFVLLSVRDDQPVSLAGAFERPVGGESGHVAASVGRLLKHHAKQDEAYETAPVLSTATYPVWLSDKEAGFGTGLPVSQPLPSALNTVRGKISQLMGAADA, via the coding sequence ATGCCCTTCCTGGACATTCACGCGATTCAGTCTGTTCCTCCCGCGAACATCAACCGGGATGAGAACGGCAGCCCCAAGACCGCGATGTACGGGGGCGCGCAGCGACTGCGCGTATCTTCCCAGGCGTGGAAGCGGGCCGCACGAAGGGAGATGGAGTCCAACGGCGCCGATATCCCGGAGTCGCGACGTACGAAGCGGCTCCCGGAGGAAATCGCCGAGGCGATTGGGACGCGTGCCCCCGCACTTGCGGAGCACGCCAGCACCATCGCCCAGGCTGCTCTCTACGACGTCTTCAATGTGAAGAGTACGGCCAAGAAGAAGGGCAACAAGGCACGCGTCTCCACCGGATACCTGCTCTTTCTGGGCGTCGATCAGCAGGCGCGTCTCATCGACAAGCTCCTCGCGGCACAAGACGACCTGCTCGGAGCGGCGGGAAACAGCAAGAACCTGGAGAAGGTTCTGAAGGACTTGAAGCTGCGGGATACCGTCGCAACGGGACATGCCCCAGCGGTCGCCCTGTTCGGGCGGATGATCGCCGACGATCCCTCCATGAATGTCGATGCGGCCTGCCAGGTCGCACACGCGATTTCGACGCATGCGGTCGAGGCGGAGTTCGACTACTACACGGCCGTCGACGACATCGACAACGAGGCGGACGAGACCGGCGCCGGGATGATCGGCACCGTCGAGTTCAACGCCGCGACCATGTACCGGTACGCCACCGTCGACCTGCGATCGCTGGTCGACAACCTTGGCAGGGACACCGACTACGCGGCGGAGATCGCGATCGCATTTGCCCGGGCGTTCCTGTTGAGCATGCCGACCGGTAAGCGCAATACGTTCGCCAACAACACCCGGCCGGACTTTGTTCTGCTGTCGGTGCGCGACGACCAGCCGGTGAGTCTCGCGGGGGCGTTCGAGCGACCGGTCGGAGGCGAGTCGGGTCACGTGGCAGCATCCGTGGGGCGGCTGCTGAAGCACCACGCGAAGCAGGATGAGGCCTACGAGACCGCGCCTGTCCTGAGCACCGCCACCTACCCCGTATGGCTGTCCGACAAGGAGGCGGGGTTCGGCACCGGCCTGCCGGTATCCCAGCCCTTGCCCTCCGCCTTGAACACTGTCCGCGGCAAGATCAGCCAGCTAATGGGGGCGGCCGATGCCTGA
- the cas5e gene encoding type I-E CRISPR-associated protein Cas5/CasD, translated as MPDVLALRLSGALQSWGAATRHNTRGTLTHPTKSGVIGMCAAALGRPRGADLSDLAALRFGVRVDQPGTLLMDFHTMSAASHGPLEPKAQQLPTADGGRLKRGEGKVSRRCYLQDAVFVAAFEGEGEGERALLRDIEAALRRPRYPLFLGRRSCPPDRPVLIGLLAEMRLLDALSSGIGWQSWRRTRDENAMPREPLAIVIDAAADRPIEGAPEEREHEELLPDQPDGGRASNPTFSQRLVKHRHSGLSSNGEQAEVLFDGDDAMSLLDGAEG; from the coding sequence ATGCCTGATGTGCTCGCGCTGCGGCTGAGCGGCGCGCTCCAGTCGTGGGGAGCGGCGACACGGCACAACACGCGGGGCACGCTCACTCACCCCACCAAGTCGGGAGTGATCGGGATGTGCGCCGCCGCACTGGGACGGCCGCGCGGCGCGGACCTGTCCGACCTGGCGGCCCTGCGGTTCGGTGTCCGAGTAGATCAGCCCGGAACACTGCTGATGGACTTCCACACGATGTCCGCAGCTTCGCATGGCCCGTTGGAGCCGAAGGCGCAGCAGCTGCCCACTGCGGACGGCGGCCGGTTGAAGCGCGGGGAGGGCAAGGTCTCCCGACGCTGCTACCTGCAGGATGCCGTCTTCGTCGCGGCGTTCGAAGGGGAAGGCGAGGGGGAGCGCGCCCTGCTCCGGGACATCGAGGCCGCACTTCGTCGGCCGCGCTACCCCCTGTTCCTCGGCCGGAGATCGTGCCCACCGGACCGACCGGTTCTGATCGGACTGCTCGCCGAGATGCGGCTCCTTGACGCCCTGTCGAGCGGCATCGGGTGGCAGTCATGGCGGCGGACACGTGATGAGAACGCCATGCCACGAGAGCCGCTGGCCATCGTCATCGACGCTGCCGCGGACCGCCCCATCGAGGGGGCGCCGGAGGAACGCGAACACGAGGAGCTGCTGCCGGACCAGCCGGACGGTGGCCGGGCGTCCAACCCGACGTTCTCCCAGCGGTTGGTAAAGCACCGTCACTCCGGGCTGTCCTCCAATGGTGAGCAGGCCGAAGTCCTTTTCGACGGTGACGACGCCATGAGCCTGCTCGACGGCGCGGAGGGCTGA
- the cas6e gene encoding type I-E CRISPR-associated protein Cas6/Cse3/CasE, translating to MYLSRTFINPRRKGAVPFLGNPQKIHAAVLQAFPQAPPTDANQGPRVLWRLDTDDWRRPVLWTLAPQRPDFSHVVEPFGWPNSGTPAETREYAPLLNRIAEGQRYVFRVTVNPTKAKVPSSAKEWDSDGKLKRGTVVPLVGANNQITWFADRAPKWGFELLPGPVPMPETDDPGSTPPAYAVEIRDSQKLKFWRGKGQGKPVTLLAVTLEGMLRVKDVEVFRHSLTHGIGRAKGYGCGLISLAPPR from the coding sequence ATGTATCTGAGCAGGACTTTTATCAATCCGCGCCGTAAGGGCGCTGTTCCGTTCCTGGGGAATCCCCAGAAGATCCACGCGGCGGTGCTTCAGGCGTTCCCGCAGGCCCCGCCGACGGACGCGAACCAGGGGCCACGGGTGTTGTGGCGATTGGACACCGACGATTGGCGACGGCCGGTGCTGTGGACGCTGGCACCGCAACGTCCCGATTTCAGCCACGTGGTGGAGCCCTTCGGCTGGCCGAATTCCGGTACCCCGGCTGAGACCAGGGAGTATGCCCCGCTACTGAATCGCATCGCCGAGGGGCAGCGCTATGTCTTTCGGGTGACGGTCAATCCGACAAAGGCCAAGGTTCCCAGCTCAGCGAAAGAGTGGGACAGCGACGGCAAGCTGAAGCGCGGCACTGTTGTCCCGCTGGTCGGTGCGAACAACCAGATCACCTGGTTCGCCGACCGTGCCCCGAAGTGGGGATTCGAGCTGCTGCCAGGTCCGGTTCCCATGCCCGAGACCGACGATCCGGGGAGTACGCCCCCGGCCTATGCAGTGGAGATCCGCGACAGCCAGAAGCTCAAGTTCTGGCGTGGCAAGGGACAGGGCAAGCCGGTAACGCTGCTCGCGGTGACCCTTGAGGGAATGCTGCGGGTGAAGGACGTGGAGGTGTTCCGGCATTCCCTCACCCACGGCATCGGCCGTGCCAAGGGCTACGGCTGCGGTCTGATCAGCTTGGCCCCTCCGCGCTGA
- a CDS encoding DUF397 domain-containing protein — MRDSKHQEAGHLTFTAQEWNAFLQATKGDEL; from the coding sequence ATGCGCGACTCGAAGCACCAGGAGGCAGGCCACCTCACCTTCACCGCTCAGGAATGGAACGCGTTCCTCCAGGCCACCAAGGGCGACGAGCTCTAG
- a CDS encoding DUF5753 domain-containing protein, translated as MIDAMANPTIGHWQLAYELRKLRGSRTLETVGRGIEVAPTSVGRWEDPTRTLPRLRDLKALLAYYEVSSEQVERLLGLYTQAKKRGWWQSYGVGKRYGTYIGLEAAATRLEFFESELIPGLFQTEEYARAVFDKSAHSRSPDEVDGLIRARLDRQSLWRERAPETWAIVAESSLRHHIGGAPGMKRQLKHLIELSEEPNIEFLIIPFSSGGHAALERGSFVLLHLEHITVVYTEGVANNLFEDRPEDIEDHRKMMDRLRADALSPDQSRQIIRAVAQEM; from the coding sequence ATGATTGACGCCATGGCGAATCCGACGATCGGGCACTGGCAGCTCGCCTACGAGCTGCGCAAACTCAGGGGCAGCCGCACGCTGGAGACGGTTGGGCGGGGCATCGAAGTGGCCCCGACCAGTGTCGGCCGCTGGGAAGATCCGACCCGGACTCTGCCACGACTACGAGATCTGAAGGCTCTGCTCGCGTATTACGAAGTGAGTTCGGAGCAAGTAGAGCGGCTTCTTGGCCTGTACACGCAGGCGAAGAAGCGTGGCTGGTGGCAGAGCTACGGTGTCGGGAAGCGCTACGGCACCTATATCGGACTGGAGGCGGCCGCGACGCGTCTGGAGTTCTTCGAAAGTGAGCTGATTCCAGGCCTGTTCCAGACAGAAGAGTATGCTCGGGCGGTCTTCGACAAGAGTGCGCACAGCCGGTCGCCCGACGAGGTGGATGGGCTCATCCGCGCCCGGCTCGACCGCCAGTCACTGTGGAGGGAGCGCGCTCCTGAGACCTGGGCAATCGTCGCGGAGTCATCCCTCCGACATCACATCGGCGGGGCTCCGGGGATGAAGCGCCAGCTTAAGCACCTGATCGAGTTGTCTGAGGAACCGAACATCGAGTTCCTGATCATCCCCTTCAGCTCGGGTGGCCACGCAGCTCTGGAACGGGGCTCATTCGTGCTTCTCCACTTGGAACACATCACGGTCGTCTACACAGAGGGCGTTGCGAACAATCTGTTTGAGGACCGCCCAGAAGATATCGAAGACCACCGAAAGATGATGGATAGGCTTCGAGCGGACGCCCTCAGCCCGGATCAAAGTCGTCAGATCATCCGGGCTGTGGCCCAGGAGATGTGA
- a CDS encoding ATP-binding protein — protein MSTPTRGVDPYSKQVIPVAEQLTSSSSLSPLSIKCGCFEGDFIQVPNCRSWLRMILCDYDSAFRWIAELCVSELAANAIAHTRSSWIGGVVWLRVEFYPSMVRVVVRDNGSEQTPTVRDVGADAVGGRGLSLVQSMASGFGHQGNYLGREVWFDLEGTPET, from the coding sequence GTGAGCACACCCACACGGGGTGTGGACCCCTACTCCAAGCAGGTGATTCCTGTGGCCGAACAACTCACGTCCTCTTCCTCCCTCTCGCCTCTCAGCATCAAGTGCGGATGCTTCGAGGGAGACTTCATCCAGGTGCCGAACTGCCGGTCCTGGCTGCGGATGATCCTCTGCGACTACGACAGCGCCTTCCGCTGGATCGCGGAGCTGTGTGTCAGCGAACTCGCCGCCAATGCCATCGCGCACACGCGGTCCAGCTGGATCGGCGGGGTGGTGTGGCTGCGGGTCGAGTTCTACCCCTCGATGGTTCGCGTGGTCGTTCGCGACAACGGGTCGGAGCAGACGCCCACCGTGCGCGACGTCGGCGCTGATGCCGTCGGCGGGCGCGGACTGTCGCTCGTGCAGTCGATGGCCAGCGGGTTCGGGCATCAGGGCAACTACCTCGGCCGCGAAGTCTGGTTCGACCTCGAAGGCACGCCGGAGACGTGA
- the rox gene encoding rifampin monooxygenase: MVDVIVVGGGPTGLMLASELRLHGVHALVLEKEAEPTRYVRALGLHVRSIEVMDQRGLLERFLSHGQQYPVGGFFAAITKPAPDLDTAHPYVLGIPQPTTDRLLAERAAELGSEIRRGCELVGLSQDEEGVSAELADGTRLRSRFLVGCDGGRSTVRKLLGVGFPGEPTRVETLLGEMEVTEPPETIAAIVAEVRETQKRFGLGPIGDGAFRVVVPAAGVAEDRSVPPTLQEVKQQLRAYAGTDFGAHSPRWLSRFGDATRLAERYRVGRVLLAGDAAHIHPPVGGQGLNLGIQDAFNLGWKLAAEVNGWAPDGLLDTYQAERHPVAAEVLDNTRAQMELMSTGSGPQSVRRLVSELMDFEEVNRHLTEKITAIDVRYDVGEGHELLGQRMRDIGLKRGRLYELMHGGRGLLLDPTGQLSVEGWAERVDHVVDGSEELDVPAVLLRPDGHVAWVGDDQQELFSQLPRWFGAAAT; the protein is encoded by the coding sequence ATGGTTGACGTGATCGTGGTCGGCGGCGGGCCGACCGGATTGATGCTGGCCAGCGAGTTGCGGCTGCACGGCGTGCACGCGCTTGTACTGGAAAAGGAGGCGGAGCCGACCCGGTATGTCCGCGCGCTCGGCTTGCACGTGCGCAGCATCGAGGTGATGGACCAGCGGGGCCTGCTGGAGCGGTTCCTCTCCCACGGCCAGCAGTACCCGGTCGGCGGCTTCTTCGCCGCCATCACCAAGCCCGCGCCCGACCTGGACACCGCACATCCGTACGTCCTGGGCATCCCGCAGCCCACCACCGATCGCCTGCTGGCCGAGCGCGCCGCCGAGCTCGGCTCCGAGATCCGGCGCGGCTGCGAACTGGTGGGGCTGAGCCAGGACGAGGAGGGGGTGAGCGCCGAGCTGGCCGACGGCACCCGGCTGCGCTCGCGCTTCCTCGTGGGCTGCGACGGCGGGCGCAGCACGGTGCGCAAGCTGCTGGGCGTGGGCTTTCCCGGCGAGCCCACCCGGGTCGAGACGCTGCTGGGCGAGATGGAGGTGACCGAGCCCCCGGAGACGATCGCCGCCATCGTCGCCGAGGTCCGCGAGACCCAGAAGCGGTTCGGACTCGGCCCTATTGGGGACGGGGCGTTCCGTGTGGTCGTGCCGGCCGCGGGGGTGGCCGAGGACCGCTCGGTCCCGCCGACCCTCCAGGAGGTCAAGCAGCAGCTGCGGGCGTACGCCGGGACCGACTTCGGCGCGCACTCACCGCGCTGGCTGTCCCGCTTCGGGGATGCCACCCGGCTGGCCGAGCGCTACCGGGTGGGTCGGGTGCTGCTGGCCGGCGACGCGGCGCACATCCACCCGCCGGTCGGCGGGCAAGGCCTCAACCTCGGGATCCAGGACGCGTTCAACCTCGGCTGGAAACTGGCCGCCGAGGTCAACGGCTGGGCACCCGACGGGCTGCTGGACACTTACCAGGCCGAACGGCATCCAGTGGCGGCCGAGGTGCTGGATAACACCCGGGCGCAGATGGAGCTGATGTCCACCGGGTCGGGTCCCCAGTCCGTGCGCCGGCTGGTGTCGGAACTGATGGACTTCGAGGAGGTGAACCGGCACCTGACCGAGAAGATCACGGCGATCGACGTCCGCTACGACGTCGGCGAGGGGCACGAACTGCTCGGCCAGCGGATGCGCGACATCGGCTTGAAGCGGGGCCGCCTCTACGAGCTGATGCACGGCGGGCGCGGACTACTCCTCGACCCGACCGGACAGCTATCGGTGGAGGGCTGGGCCGAGCGGGTCGACCACGTCGTCGACGGCAGCGAGGAACTGGACGTGCCCGCTGTGCTGCTGCGGCCGGACGGCCACGTGGCGTGGGTCGGCGACGACCAACAGGAACTGTTCAGCCAGCTGCCCAGGTGGTTCGGCGCTGCCGCCACGTGA
- the aroA gene encoding 3-phosphoshikimate 1-carboxyvinyltransferase, which yields MVERAGVRLSVRGAGEVIGRVQVPGDKSISHRALILAALAEGHSTLTGVSRCEDVAHTRAALTRFGVEFTDLDSGAVRVRGGLRNEPDDVLDCGNSGTGMRLLSGVCAGVDGVSVLTGDKYLRRRPMDRIAIPLRQMGARVDGRHDGGFAPLVIRGGQVEGITYRSPVASAQIKSCVLLAGLYAAGRTTVIEPKTTRRHTEEMLQAAGVKIRVEGTAVTVHPGPLAPVDHHVPNDPSQAAFWAVAGLLAGEIEAPGLYLGHGRADFVGVLERMGGDIEVDRASGTVVARASHLRGVEIDAGDVPGILDEIPVLAVAAAAAAGTTVISGAKELRAKESDRIATTAAMLRAFGVQAEERPDGMVIHGRPEFSAAWVDSHGDHRIAMAAAVAAACRAQGESLIEGWEAVATSYPGFATDLENLSGLRVSETPGAPD from the coding sequence GTGGTTGAGCGCGCGGGGGTTCGGCTCAGCGTCAGGGGAGCCGGAGAGGTCATAGGGCGTGTCCAGGTTCCCGGGGACAAGTCGATTTCGCATCGGGCGCTGATCCTCGCGGCACTCGCTGAGGGCCACAGCACCCTCACCGGGGTGTCGCGGTGCGAGGACGTCGCCCACACCCGTGCGGCCCTGACGCGGTTCGGCGTGGAGTTCACCGACCTGGACTCCGGGGCGGTTCGAGTCCGGGGCGGGCTACGGAACGAGCCCGACGACGTGCTCGACTGTGGCAACTCCGGTACAGGTATGCGCCTGTTGTCGGGGGTGTGCGCGGGTGTGGACGGGGTGAGCGTCCTGACCGGAGACAAGTACCTGCGGCGGCGTCCGATGGACCGCATCGCCATTCCGCTGCGGCAGATGGGAGCCCGCGTGGATGGGCGTCACGACGGTGGGTTCGCCCCGTTGGTGATCCGCGGCGGCCAAGTGGAGGGGATCACGTACCGCTCGCCTGTCGCCTCTGCCCAGATCAAGTCCTGTGTGCTGCTGGCGGGGCTCTACGCCGCTGGGCGGACGACGGTGATCGAGCCGAAGACCACACGCCGCCACACCGAGGAGATGCTCCAGGCCGCCGGAGTCAAGATCCGTGTGGAGGGCACCGCGGTGACGGTGCACCCCGGCCCACTGGCGCCGGTCGACCACCACGTTCCGAACGACCCGTCCCAGGCGGCGTTTTGGGCGGTCGCAGGACTGTTGGCGGGCGAGATCGAGGCACCGGGCCTCTACCTGGGGCATGGCCGCGCCGACTTCGTGGGAGTGCTGGAGCGCATGGGCGGCGACATCGAGGTCGACCGCGCCTCGGGGACCGTGGTGGCCCGCGCCTCCCACCTGCGCGGGGTCGAGATCGATGCCGGGGATGTGCCGGGCATCCTGGATGAGATCCCGGTGCTGGCGGTGGCCGCCGCCGCAGCCGCAGGCACGACGGTCATCAGCGGCGCCAAGGAACTGCGAGCCAAGGAATCGGACCGGATCGCGACAACTGCGGCCATGCTGCGGGCTTTCGGCGTTCAAGCGGAGGAGCGCCCTGACGGCATGGTCATCCACGGCCGCCCGGAATTCAGCGCGGCCTGGGTGGACAGCCACGGCGACCACCGCATCGCCATGGCCGCTGCTGTTGCGGCGGCGTGCCGGGCACAGGGCGAGAGTCTGATCGAGGGATGGGAGGCGGTGGCGACCTCCTACCCCGGGTTCGCCACCGACCTGGAGAACCTGAGCGGGCTTCGGGTGTCGGAGACACCCGGCGCGCCCGACTAG
- a CDS encoding sodium/proline symporter — MTANAMAATPPAAQFAVDADWAVLGSFSLYLLLVIGIAIYATRVGSGSAAGFFLGGRRMKHVVVALSAVTSGRSAWLMLGMTGLAFVSGASAVWSVVGYTLMELFLFLFAAPRLRRFTGKRGDITLTDYFVSRLGGGRALRALIAGVIVLFMTSYVAAQFTAGGKAFASSFGLPNMAGVWITAGIVLLYTVVGGYVAVALTDVVQAMFMLFGLVVLPVIAMASIGWGPMIDTLRALDPALLDPFSLGIGALIGALGIGLGSPGNPHIIIRYMSIDDPRSLRGAAAWGTVWNVLMGWGAVSVGLVGRAIYGNVEALPGADSEQLFPFLAAEYLPAFIAGLLVAAVFAAIMSTADSQLLVGASGVVRDIYQGLILKNRELSGHVAVRISRLVVLTMCLLAVGLLYVPGIEDVVFWLVLFTWAGLGAAFGPPLLLSLFWRGTTSAGAAAGIIVGAVTTVTWYYTLKPYMYELIPGFIASTLAVVLVSRLTRKPADTDQLMRDMRSESDQHPPSRKP, encoded by the coding sequence ATGACGGCGAACGCAATGGCCGCTACTCCTCCAGCGGCCCAGTTCGCGGTCGATGCCGACTGGGCCGTCCTGGGCTCCTTCTCCCTATATCTCCTCCTGGTCATCGGTATCGCTATCTACGCCACGCGCGTGGGATCTGGATCGGCGGCCGGATTCTTCCTCGGCGGCCGGAGAATGAAGCACGTCGTCGTCGCCTTGAGCGCGGTCACCTCCGGCCGCAGCGCCTGGCTCATGCTCGGCATGACGGGCCTGGCCTTCGTGAGCGGAGCGTCCGCTGTGTGGTCGGTCGTCGGCTACACGCTGATGGAACTCTTCCTCTTCCTGTTCGCCGCGCCTCGGCTGCGGCGGTTCACCGGGAAACGCGGCGACATCACGCTGACGGACTACTTCGTCAGCCGCCTCGGCGGCGGCCGCGCACTGCGCGCGCTCATCGCCGGGGTCATCGTGCTCTTCATGACCTCCTACGTCGCCGCGCAGTTCACGGCCGGAGGCAAGGCATTCGCGAGCAGCTTCGGGCTGCCGAACATGGCGGGCGTGTGGATCACCGCGGGGATCGTGCTGCTCTACACGGTCGTGGGCGGGTACGTCGCCGTCGCGCTGACGGACGTCGTGCAGGCCATGTTCATGCTCTTCGGCCTGGTCGTACTGCCGGTCATCGCGATGGCGAGCATCGGCTGGGGCCCGATGATCGACACCCTCCGCGCCCTCGACCCCGCCCTGCTCGACCCGTTCTCCCTGGGCATCGGCGCCCTGATCGGCGCTCTCGGGATCGGCCTGGGCTCGCCCGGCAACCCGCACATCATCATCCGCTACATGTCCATCGACGACCCCCGCAGCCTGCGCGGCGCCGCCGCGTGGGGAACGGTGTGGAACGTCCTGATGGGATGGGGAGCGGTGTCGGTCGGCCTGGTCGGACGGGCGATCTACGGCAACGTCGAAGCACTCCCCGGCGCCGACAGCGAGCAGCTCTTCCCCTTCCTCGCCGCCGAGTACCTCCCGGCCTTCATCGCCGGTCTCCTCGTGGCCGCCGTCTTCGCGGCCATCATGTCCACCGCCGACTCCCAACTCCTCGTCGGCGCCTCGGGCGTGGTCCGCGACATCTACCAGGGCCTCATCCTCAAGAACCGAGAACTCAGCGGCCACGTCGCAGTGCGGATCAGCCGCCTGGTCGTCCTGACCATGTGCCTCCTCGCCGTCGGCCTCCTCTATGTCCCCGGAATCGAGGACGTCGTCTTCTGGCTCGTCCTGTTCACCTGGGCCGGCCTCGGCGCGGCATTCGGGCCACCCCTCCTCCTCTCCCTCTTCTGGCGGGGAACGACATCGGCAGGTGCGGCGGCGGGCATCATCGTCGGCGCCGTGACCACGGTGACGTGGTACTACACGCTCAAGCCCTACATGTACGAACTGATCCCGGGCTTCATCGCCTCGACCCTGGCAGTCGTGCTCGTCAGCCGCCTGACCCGAAAACCAGCGGACACCGACCAACTTATGCGCGACATGCGCTCGGAGAGCGATCAGCACCCGCCTTCCCGGAAGCCATGA
- a CDS encoding nuclear transport factor 2 family protein, producing MTARPPLPPFDEESARRKVQAAEDAWNTREPERVALAYTPDAVWRNRDDFITGRAAIIDFLARKWKKELDYALRKELWSFGGNRISVRFQYEWHDAEGRTWRSYGNELWQFDGHGLMSRREASINDIPILPEERRIHGPRPESEYGNALPIR from the coding sequence ATGACCGCCCGTCCGCCCCTGCCGCCCTTCGACGAGGAATCAGCACGGCGCAAGGTCCAGGCCGCCGAAGACGCGTGGAACACCCGCGAACCGGAACGGGTAGCCCTGGCCTACACCCCCGACGCCGTCTGGCGGAACCGCGACGACTTCATCACCGGTCGCGCCGCGATCATCGACTTCCTGGCCCGCAAGTGGAAGAAGGAGCTCGACTACGCCCTGCGCAAGGAGCTGTGGAGCTTCGGTGGGAACCGGATCTCGGTGCGGTTCCAGTACGAGTGGCACGACGCTGAGGGGCGCACGTGGCGCAGCTACGGCAACGAGCTGTGGCAGTTCGACGGGCACGGTCTGATGAGCCGCCGAGAGGCGAGTATCAATGACATCCCCATCCTTCCGGAGGAACGCCGTATCCACGGGCCGCGGCCGGAATCGGAATACGGAAACGCGCTCCCGATTCGCTAG
- a CDS encoding TetR/AcrR family transcriptional regulator, translated as MELPEVRERVLEAAGRLFYRDGIQAVGMDAIRTASGISLKRLYQCFPSKESLVTHYLAQRDMNWRYALTRFVDAADTDGPCTLAAFDFLASWFTTDDFRGCAFINAFGELGARSEQVAHSVYAHKRTLLGHLQDFLYRDGITQPERLAEQLLLLMDGAIVCAATGTNPNAAEDARAVAAGLLASAPRSADMPHLGAGASPAPAPHEAPSPAPTDAAPPPRLDTPPWA; from the coding sequence GTGGAGTTGCCAGAGGTCAGAGAGCGGGTGCTGGAGGCGGCCGGTCGGCTGTTCTACCGCGATGGCATCCAGGCCGTCGGGATGGACGCCATCCGCACCGCCTCCGGAATCTCCCTCAAACGGCTCTACCAGTGCTTCCCGAGCAAGGAATCCCTGGTCACCCACTACCTGGCGCAGCGCGACATGAACTGGCGCTACGCACTCACGCGATTCGTCGACGCCGCGGACACCGACGGACCGTGCACCCTGGCCGCCTTCGACTTCCTGGCGAGCTGGTTCACCACCGACGACTTCCGCGGCTGCGCCTTCATCAACGCCTTCGGCGAGCTCGGCGCCCGGTCCGAGCAGGTCGCCCACTCGGTCTACGCGCACAAGCGGACGCTGCTGGGCCATCTCCAGGATTTTCTCTACCGCGACGGCATCACCCAGCCGGAACGGCTCGCCGAACAGCTGCTCCTGCTCATGGACGGCGCCATCGTCTGCGCGGCGACCGGCACCAACCCGAACGCCGCCGAGGACGCCAGGGCCGTGGCCGCCGGGCTGCTGGCGAGTGCGCCCCGCTCCGCCGACATGCCTCACCTCGGGGCGGGAGCATCACCCGCTCCCGCCCCGCACGAAGCGCCCTCCCCGGCTCCCACCGACGCGGCCCCGCCGCCACGACTGGACACTCCGCCCTGGGCGTGA